A region from the Kribbella shirazensis genome encodes:
- a CDS encoding NAD(+)/NADH kinase gives MSLPPRAVIVHRATELTELIARHGTRQQAGFFLAGRGRDLAELDARHQAQQDALATVSAAIPLDWRRAVAERNDLDRFGFGPEDVVIAVGQDGLVANVAKYLDGQPVIGINPEPSRNPGVLVPHEPAAIAGLLTTRTVTERTMVAASTDDGQQLLALNEVYIGHRTHQSARYRLSSPDGLPERQSSSGILVGTGTGSTGWCRSAWQERRSPLALPTPTDPVLCWFVREAWPSPATGTDNTEGLLKAPDSLTITAESDLVVFGDGMESDTLSVSWGQRVEVGVAEVTLCLVA, from the coding sequence ATGAGCCTCCCGCCCCGGGCGGTCATCGTGCACCGCGCGACCGAGCTGACCGAGCTGATCGCTCGGCATGGCACCAGGCAGCAGGCCGGGTTCTTCCTGGCCGGCCGCGGGCGGGACCTGGCCGAGCTCGACGCGCGGCACCAGGCCCAGCAAGACGCGCTCGCGACGGTGTCCGCGGCGATCCCGCTGGACTGGCGCCGCGCGGTTGCCGAGCGCAACGACCTCGACCGGTTCGGGTTCGGGCCGGAGGACGTGGTGATCGCGGTCGGTCAGGACGGATTGGTGGCGAACGTGGCGAAGTACCTGGACGGCCAGCCGGTGATCGGCATCAATCCCGAGCCGTCCCGCAACCCCGGCGTACTCGTCCCGCACGAACCCGCCGCGATCGCCGGCCTGCTGACGACGCGGACCGTCACCGAGCGGACGATGGTTGCCGCGAGCACCGATGACGGCCAGCAACTCCTTGCCCTGAACGAGGTGTACATCGGCCACCGCACGCATCAGTCTGCGCGCTACCGGCTCAGTTCGCCCGACGGCCTGCCCGAACGGCAGTCCTCGTCCGGGATCCTGGTCGGCACCGGGACCGGGTCCACCGGCTGGTGCCGTTCGGCGTGGCAGGAGCGGCGCAGTCCGTTGGCCCTGCCAACGCCGACCGATCCGGTGCTGTGCTGGTTCGTGCGTGAGGCCTGGCCGTCGCCGGCGACCGGCACCGACAACACCGAAGGGTTGCTCAAGGCACCGGATTCGCTGACGATCACGGCCGAGTCCGACCTGGTCGTGTTCGGCGACGGGATGGAGTCCGACACCTTGAGCGTCAGCTGGGGTCAGCGCGTCGAGGTCGGCGTCGCCGAGGTCACGTTGTGCCTGGTGGCCTGA